gaatttggacaaactctgggagatggtgagggacagggaagcctggtatacttcagtccatggggtctcggacagttggacacaacttggcgactgaacaacaacaaatagtggTCATGAGAGCTAAATATTTGAAACCTGATTTCTAAGGTGGGGGAGTGGCTTGTGGGCTCTCATTTACATGAGGTACTGGACCATCAAATTTACTTGAAAGGAACACTGTGAGTCAAGCATTATAGTAGGTATTGGAGGCATCCACTAATGATTTCTTGTCTCTTTATTTCCCTCAGGCACAGAACCTTGGTATTTCTATTTAATTAATGGATTTCTGAATTTTAATGTAGTCTTTGCTTTAGCCCTCCTGGTCTTACCACTGACTTCTCTCATGGAATACCTACTGCAGAGATTTCACGGTAAGTGGAATAAGGAATGATAGAtttgggggagggaagagaagtaACAATGTATACTGTAGTCTTTGCTTTAGCCCTCCTGGTCTTACCACTGACTTCTCTCATGGAATACCTACTGCAGAGATTTCACGGTAAGTGGAATAAGGAATGATAGAtttgggggagggaagagaagtaACAATGTAtaccaagaaataaaaaacaatctgcttattttattttccattttctttctatgGAAATGGTTGGCTTATTGCATTTTTCCATCTCTGTTTATAGTTTGTTCAACCTGCGTTAACCTATGTGATAATCTGGTTAATAATTGCAAGTGAGGAAGTCTGTATGATTTATAGAATCATCTGGGGAGgcaaaagcatttaaaaagtcTTGGGAGATAAGCCTATTTAAAGAAGTGTATGTTAGCATGGTAAATTGCTTAAGATAATCAACACTAGAGGCAAACAATCTCTGGGAAATTCAACCAAAAATCTGGAAACTAAGCCATGCAGAGATTCCCCCACATTTGGTGCTTACTCTGATTGGAAGATAGAGCTGAGCAGAAATTCGTTTGAGTTTTAGAAGGAGATTTAATTTCCAACTTTTCGGTCTGGTTTGGATGCCGTGTGATTCCTCCATACCGTTCCCCATTCTGCTTTTCTACAATTAATGGTTTATAAAGAGTTTGCTGTGTTCATAGAATATGAAAGCAGCCTTCAGAGtcacttttgctttattttagaaCTTTTGTTGTAACATAACCCTGATGCCGTTATCTAACAAAATTAACAGttttttcttaatatcatctaATGCCCAGCTAGTATTTAGATTCCTACACTGTCTGAAACAAAAACTTTTATAGTTTGTTAAAAGCAGGATCTAAATGAGTCATATACAGAATTTGGTGTTATGTTTCATAAGCTTTTCTAGAGGTTCCCCCCTGACCTTTGTCCTCCTGAAGATTTCTAAAGAAACCATGTCACTCATCTTGCTTACATAGCGTCCCGCGTTTGGGTTCAGCTGTTTGTTCCCGTGAGGTATTAACACATTCCTCCATTCCTTGTGTTTATTAAggatcacttttctttttctttttttttttctgaaaagtagCTTTTTCtgactataaaaataatttatactttGGAAGATTTGTAAATGCTTGTGATATGAgtataaaaacagtaaaaacaaaaacagtatatTAAGCTGTTCTCTAAAGTAGGAATCCAGTTTTGGTTTAAAACTGTGTCGTGTACCCACATGTCCAGCTAGTAAGAAATTGAGGactctgatttttctttatacattttgtatattttataataacaataCGTTTAACAGAGTTTAACAGAAATATAGGTTGACAGAATATAGTTTAACAGAAACTATAAGTGTTTTATAGAGGATGTTCCAAAATTTTaggccatatttttaaaatatgtttgttaGCTTCTAAGATGCAAAAGACGAAAAGATTGTTTACTTGTAGAagataaaactttttttcttataagaaaaTTCCAACCTAAAATACTTCTTGGAAAGGTAAATATATTATAGCCTAAAAtttcataagtgaaaaaaaagatgaacttgTTATTGCAGTTCAAGAATGTTTATTCTTAAAGAATTTCtgcaggaacttccctgatggttaaaagactctgcacttccactgcaggtggtGCGAGGTTGACCcctggtccctggctggggaactaagatcctgcatgtctcaaggccaaaaaaaacccacctgtttTTTCAAAAGCGTGGATAACTAAGGAGCACTAGGTTAAGCAACGCTAAATTGGGCTCTGGTGACAACCCCGATCTTTCATCTCAACTCGCTCATTGTAGACATAATGGACACCAGGGGGCGCTGTGTATCCACCCTTGGTCGGTGATTCCCATGTACTACTCTTACCGCTAATAGGAGCACAGTTTGAGATGCCTTCACTGTGGGTTGTAGGCTTATCACTCAGCGTCCATGTACCTAACCATGACCACAGGAACTTTCCACCAGGTGCTTGGGTCTTAGTGTTCATTAAATTCCTGCAATTCTTTCATGTGGTTTAAAATACATTCTTGGCTTTAATTTTGAGGTACAGAGTGGATGTGTATTACCAAACAGGAGAGAAAACTCGATCAGCAAACTTCCTTTAAGAgtggttttatattttctttcgaAACAAACTCTTTGTCATTTGTAGCTTGACAGAAACCAGTGATGAGTTTGAGAATCcaactttgtttctttcctttgatcTATAGCTGTTTGGTATATGCGTAAGAAGATTAATGTAGTAAACAGAAGGATTAAAGGCTAAGAAGTGAATTTATGTTATGCTTTTGGTTAATCTCAAGAATCTTTAGTCTTAGTGGCAGGACTCTTCTCTCTCTTGAGTGagagaagtgtttttctttcttcatccagTATAGAATTGTTAAGCTCTATTACCCATTCACCTGACATTCATTTGTGTTCCAGCTAAATCCAGTATTGTACCTACCTTTAAATGTTGGATCTCTTGGGAGAGCTAAGAAGTATATACGGCTTTCTATTTGACTCCTTAATTACATCAGAGAAAGTGTGAATAAAAGAGTGGGGTGCCCTAGGGTATATGCCTAAGTTTGAGATCAAGAGGACTTTGAGAGTGAATGTGCTGTTTCGGTCTCATATGGTGAAAGGtggatattttttctgttttacagtTCAGAATTTAGGCCACCCATATTGGCTTACCTTGGCTCCAATGTACGTTTGGTTTATCATTTTCTTCATCCAGCCTCACAAAGAGGAGAGATTTCTTTTCCCTGTGTATCCACTTATATGCCTCTGTGGTGCTGTGGCCCTTTCTGCACTTCAGGTGAGTTTCAGGGAAATGTGTGtctgcttcattctgtttcaCATTAAATCTTTCAGAAAGCTTAAAGGCAGATTACAGAATGCTTCCACCTAAGATATGTGATCCATACATTAACGTTTATACAGATCATGTTATAAAGCTTTGATTGCTTAGGTGGTGTTTGTACTGTCGTTTGCTGATCACATATTTGCAGTATTAATTTGTGCTAGTAATAATTTGTCTCTCTTGCCAATAAGAATCCAATTGCTATGAAAGGAATTTTTAAGTCATTATATGGGCCTAGCACAGGATGGTAGCAGCCCAGCAGAGCTAATGGAATGTCTGTTTTTCAGTTATGAAACCTGACTCAAACTGGCTCAGGTGTTTGGGATTACTTCAGGCAGTTAGCGATATGGGACATTGTAATCCTGGCTTAAAACCTGTCCAGGTCAGAACTAATCATGAATATTTCTGTATTTATGGCCTTGGAAgtgttggactcttttttttttttaaacctctgctCCATTTGCAATTattaaaaaaggaataatttgGGTAATAGGTTTTTTTCCTTAACAGACTCGTGATAAGATATAATTctcaagggcttctcaggtggtgctagtggtaaagaacctgcctaccaatgcaggttagatgaaagagatgagggttcagtccctgggtggggaagatcccctggaggtggacacagcgaccttctccagtattcttgcctggagaatcccatggacagaggagtctggcgggctacagtccatagggtctcaaagagtctgactggactgaaacaacttagcacgcgTGCACGCACAATTCGCGAACCACAGAATTTACTCATTTAAAGTATATGATACAGTGTTTTCTAGGCTATTCACAGATCTGTATAAGCGTTACCCCACTCATTTTATAgcattttcatcatctcaaaaaCCTGTATCCTTTAGCTGTTGTAGCTGCCCCTCATCCCGCACCCCCCCCCTCCGCAATATCTCCTCAGCCACAATCAACAGCTAAACTACTTTGTATCTCTATAGCTTTGTCTATTCTAggcatttcatgtaaatgaaatcatagaATATGTGGGCTTTTGtgattgacttctttcatttagcataacattttaaaatctcatcCTTTTAGgacaatagtttttaaaagtaattttaattataaaagtaattgaACTTCATCAcggataatttttcttttacctcTTTCTGAAATCAGTCCTGCTACCCTAACAAAATCTCCTTCTAGCATTTTTGCCTATCATATAATGGAATCTATTATGATTGTAGTTTAAGGCTCATGTAACTGTATCCCTCTTAATATATACTTATATCCTTATGTTGCTGTGTCTATATGCATCATTTTAATAGCAATATAGTGTTCTGAGTTGGATATAATTTATAACATTATTATGTAATACATAATATATGGAATTGGTTCTATATAATGGTTAGACGTAATTTATGTTAGAGTTTAGGTTGCTCACTTATTTcagtattataaataatgctaggATAAATATCTTTGTTTAGgtatttggattgtttctttAGGAAAGATTCCAAAAAGTATGAAAGGAGTTCAAACATTTATGGCCCTTGTTATGTATTGCAAAATTGCTTTCCAAAAGTAGTTCTAGTctgagagggaaagaaggaaggaaggaaatctcATGGGAAGGTGCTGAAAAGCTGCAGAACTCATGCAGGTGTGAATATACTCTTAATGACATTCCTCTAGTTTGTGAAGGAGTTTAGTATGTACTTCACAGCATTTTCCTAATGTCCCATGAGGGGAATTCTGTTTCCTTCTTGTTTGGTCATGAGacattttgttgttattaaaAACTTTGATGAAAACCTGTCAGTAAGGAAAGTGAAGGTTAATCACCAGTTACATCAGAATAGATTGAGatacttcatatatttaaaaCCCCCCCCCAAAACTACCAAAAgccattttcatttaaatattttttaaaaataaattattaggaCTCTAGTCACTAGGGACATATCCAGCTAAGTTCCCTGTGAAGCCAGTGAGATTTCATGCTTGGCAAGCCCTCTGGTGAGGTTGATCTCTAGACAGTTTAGCAGAGTTTGCTTTAATCTTAGAATGTGGAGTGGGTATCTCACTGTGTGCAAATGCTCAGATTCTTGGTAGAACCTCTTTTGCTGCTTCCTTCCTCTTAAGTTATGATGATGTCTTGTGATGATGTGTATCCTGCAAggtgtatcttttttttctgaacagttttctttctttctagaaatGTTACCACTTCGTGTTTCAGCGATACCGCCTGGAGCATTACACCGTGACGTCAAATTGGCTGGCGTTAGGAACACTCTTCCTGTTTGGGCTCCTGTCTTTTTCTCGCTCTGTGGCACTATTCAGAGGTAGATGTGCAGACAATAACTTAATCCACACTCACTTTACCTGGTTTTTGCTTGATGCGTGAATGTTTAATATAATTCAGCTTCAGCCGAGGGAATTTTCTGTGCAGAGAACCTGTGGACTTAGTATTAAGAATGGGATGTGACATCTGTAGCTTAGGACTGAGGAGAAGATTGAGAATTCCTTTTAGTGTGATTAACTATACACTTCTTCTCtattcttactattttttttttttccttttgaagaatGAATTAAGGAAGCCTTAAACATAGGATGCAGAGTTGAGGCTCAAGTCCcatgattatattctttcttatAATCTTTATTTGGATCCAGAATATTGAAATGGGCTCAAagaacatgaaatttaaaaggtgGAGGGTGTAGAGAAGGGCAAGAAAGCAACTGATTTCTGGCCAAGATTGGGCCTCTGCTGTAATTATCTTCCTGACTGTCCGGGCATTTGATGCCAGTTGAATGGGCTTCCTGCTGGAGTTCCTGTGTGCCTCTCACACGGATCACAGTGGGGTGCTAACATGCGCTGTAATTAAATAGCAGAATCTCACCTCTCTCATCTTCGGCTTTCACACACCCCTCTCCCTTCCAGGGTATCACGGACCCCTTGATTTGTATCCAGAATTTTATCGAATTGCCACAGACCCCACCATCCACAGCGTTCCTGAAGGCCGGCCCGTCAACGTCTGTGTCGGGAAAGAGTGGCATCGCTTCCCCAGCAGCTTCCTTCTGCCTGACAAGTAAGCTGCCCTTTAATTCTCAGAGTTTTAAATCGAGGTGTAGAAACAGCAAATCTGTGGCAATGTCATCTTAGTTTTTCCTCCGCTTTGGATTCGTCGGGAGTGTTTGCGTGATTCACCATCTCGGGCAGCCGTGGGCAGCGTGCCAAGCACCCGGGGCCTCTGTTTGGTGATGCACCCTGCGCTGCCCTGACCTTCAAGGACGTTGTGGGTCCTGGGCTCCTACTCGTGGCTCTTCCTGAGGATCCGTGTTTAAACTTTTATGACTAACTCATGTTAACCCACTTTTGAAAGTGGTTTAGAAACTCTCGGTGTCTAGAGTGTTTTTAGAGAAGACACATTTGTTGTCCAGCGACAGTGAATGTTCTCTCCCACCGTGTGGACCCTGGGGAAAGCTGTGGATAAGACCTGTGCACTGCTTTCCTTCATGCTGGCTGTGGTTGGATGTGATAGATAGCATGGGCTCCGAGTTCCTTTGTATCTGCTTTATTCAGACAGAGAAGAGTCCTATTTAGGGAAAAGAGAAGTCAGGTTAAGATGAGTCATATTGTTCCATTTGGGGACTGGCTGCAGCAGCTTAGCTGGTGGTAATGTCTTTTTCCTTGATAAAGATCCTGTATCAGTCATTAATGATTAATTAAAGCTTGTTTTTTAAAGTGTTCACTTTAGCCTTTGCCTTTTCCATCTGAAACAGTTTCATAACTAAAGATACTTTTGAAGATTACTCAGGAGCAAAGTAGTTTTCCCACAGTGAGTCCCTACATTTCACTGTTTCCTCTCTATGCCTGATGAACTTGCTTAAATTTTGAGAGGTCCCCTGATCACATGATAATTGGCAATGAACTTTGATGTTTCTCTAGTTGTTTGATGGTATAACCACTATTGCAAATTTCACTGCTGAGAGTTGGTGAAATGGTATGAAAGATCTCAAGTAGAAAATTTCTCAACAATCTTGGATTGAATTGTGACCTCTGCCTCTATGCTCTGTGGCTAAGGTTTCGCAGAAATATTTTGTCTCCAAGTGAAATATTTTTCAcatgaaatttcctttttttgcttCTGTATTTCAAGAATATTTAGCAATATGAGCCCCCTGtgtttttctcattcttcttATTTGTGTTTTTGACAGTTGGCAGCTTCAGTTCATTCCGTCAGAGTTCAGAGGCCAGTTACCAAAACCTTTTGCAGAGGGACCACTGGCCACCCGGACTGTTCCTACTGACATGAATGACCAGAACCTAGAGGAGCCATCCAGATACGTAAGGGGATACTTTTACTACTATGACAAGAGTGCCACCCTTAAAATCTGTTAGCATACGTAATAGAGCTTTGATGAAATGAGAGTTTTTTAGGAAGTGATTTCTTTAAGATGAGGGATATAACAACTgttgagaaagaatgaagagtgtcatttttattttcaaatgacctcctttattttctatgtaaaatttttaattcaaccTATTTTCTAAGCTGGATCAGAAAATTTCTTATGTTGAATTCAGGCCATTTTGAAACACATTCTGCAACTCTTATCATCCTTGGTCCATTAAAATACCTCCTGGGGAACGTTCAAGTTACCCATAGACCTTTGAGCTAACGATTAGTATATTCTGGTTTCAGCAAGTGGATAGTCAGTGAGGGTTCTTCTCACACCAAGTCCGTGAAGCAGTGTGTGTCAGGGCCATGCTCTTGGACACACTCATCTTTACCCACTCTGGAGCCCATGTAGGTTCCTTTGAGAGATGACACTTTCACCATTTGATACCCGTAAGATCTTTGACTGCGGAAAAGGTGAGAGCACTAAAGATAATGTTCCTGGTTCCCAGAGACGGTAAAGAACCGTTTTCTAGAATTATtagaaagcacattttttttttttggcagcctgTTTAGCAAACATTTAAGAATTTAAATGTCAAATACATTTCCCTTATGACATATACCTAAAGCTTGAAATATCAGGACTTTCAATTCCCGTTCAGAGCAAACCTGTAGCCACAGCTGGGCTTTTGTCTCCCGGACTGGGGCAGGTTAGATTTCCATGGAGACCCTCAGTTTATGGGTGAGATTCTTACAATGTGAGCTTTAGCTTTGTAAGCTATGAGAATGGGCATCATAAAATACTTTTTTGACTTGGCTCCCTGAGAAGGTAGGAAGTGTATTCCACTAAGTGACTTGGAGTTTCTTTCTAACTGAAGCCTCTGATTCCTGTAACAGTGAAAATACTCCTGGGTGGGACAAACTGCTATTAGCCACTTTTATTTTAGCTGCAGATACTCTCGTGAGAGCAGGCTTTGATGCACCGGGGATCATTATGGGGACACTTGATAGTCAAAAAGATAAGAGAATATGCTGTGATGAGGGGAGATATAATGAATTAATAGTGATATTGTCGCAGCTGTGTTTTGGGAAGAGATAGTATAGgatgatttaggaaaaaaaacagagTATGGACTTTGGAGTCAAGTAGGCCTGGGTTCTAAACTCTGTTGCCTACctggtgaccttgagcaaattagtTAACATCTCTGTTTAACTAATTTCAGTTTCTGTCTGTGAAGTGGGAATAATGATACCTACTTTTGGAAGATTAATGTGAGATTGGCTATCATATCTTTCTGTCATATATAGCATAGTGTCTGTACACAGATTTTCCCACAAATGTTCTTAATTTGATAACAGTGTATCTGATGGGTTAGAGGTAAATGAACCCTTAAGAGGATTTATAATCTGCCCAAAGCTATCTCTCCTTCCTTAAATTTATTGTTCCCCAACTTGATTTTTATTACAGTCTTTTCAGACTCGTCGGTTTTTCTATCCCAGGGACTTTGCTTGTCTTGGTAACGGTACCTGGACTTCCCTTGTCTACCTTCTTATACTACCAAAGCTCTTCCTCCCTGAAGCCTTTCCCAACTATTTAAGTCTGTAGTGAGCAGTGTCCTCCCTTAAATTGATCTGTGTAGCTCATTTAGCCATTTAATTTTGTTGTCTtattgttatttaaatatttctgatgTGTATGTCATATTTTTGGCCATCATACTGTGAATGCTATGGAAAGAATGACCgcttctgtttcttttgtattCACCATAGTGGCTAAAATAGTGCTGTATATCTAGTAATTAATCTATACATGCTTTCTGGCTTGAGGAATGAGTATTCGTCATGGTTGGGATAATGATGTTGAGAGAAAGCTGGCTATAAAACCCACATGTCCTTAcaggcacatgaaatgatgctcaacattgctaattattagagaaatgcatttCAAAACTGCAgagagatatcatctcacaccagtcagaatggccatcatcaaaaagtctacaaataataaatgctggagagggtgcggagaaaagggaccctcctacgctgttggtgagaatgtaaattgatgcagccagtgtagaaaacagtatggagggtccttaaaaaattaaaaatagacttgccatatgatccagcaatctcatttctGGGTACatatctggaaaaaacaaaaatgctaattTGAAGAAATACATGTACCTCaaggttcatagcagcattatttacagtatcaACAGacacacctatacacacacactgggatattactcagccattaaaaggaatgagctattgccatttgcaacaacttggatgaacctagagaatattatgcttagtgaagtaagtcagacagagaaaggcaaatactatatgataccacttatatgtgaatctaaaaaataatacaaatgaatttatatacaaaataaaaatagactcacagacatagaatgcagatttatggttaccagagaggAAAGTGGGGATGGGGGGTACAAATTAGGAGTTTAGAATTAACAGGTACAATCTACTATATATGAATAAGTAACAAGGgtttactgcatagcacagggaattataattatatccaatatcttataataatctgtgATGGAATATACTCTACAAAAACACAAAACTCccctgaatcactatgctgtacacctgaaactaataaaatattataaatcaaccgtacttcaacttaaaaaatactACAGTGGCCTGTTGTACATTTGGTATGCTCTGGTCATTGGTTGTCTCTGGTTAGACCATATTTCCGTATTCTCTGCTCAAGATACCGTTCAGTGACTGTATTAGCTTTACCCCAAAGGTAGAGATTTTCCAGAATCACTATGGGAGTCAGCAAAATGCTAGGTGGTAAAACCAGGGACAAGCAGGTCCCGCATGTGCTCTGAGAGTGCAGTGTCTATCGCTGTGCTCGTGTGCCTTTCTGTGACTGAGTTTCTTGCAGAGTTCCCTGGATTTTCCTGTGTGGTGGGGGAAGTGCCCTTCAAATCCAGTCCACTCACCTTTGACCCTTTGGAAAGCAGAAGACACAGTTGGTGGCTTACTGTGGCTTCTACATGAACTATGATCAGGGATTACTTTCTTTCAGTTAACGGTTTAAAAagacatttgttttcctttgatgATACAAGTAGTAAACACTTATTGAGTAAAATAATGAACGCtaccaataagaaaataaatcagcTGTAAtctaatttgttgttgctgttgtttagtcactaagtcatgtccaactctttgcaaccccatggacagtaactctccaggctcctctgtccgtgggatttcccaggcaagaatactggagtgggttgccatttcctcctccaggggatcctcccagcccagggattgaacctgcat
This portion of the Capra hircus breed San Clemente chromosome 15, ASM170441v1, whole genome shotgun sequence genome encodes:
- the ALG9 gene encoding alpha-1,2-mannosyltransferase ALG9 isoform X4, which gives rise to MMLAFLVLSTGMFCSSSAFLPSSFCMYTTLIAMTGWYMDKTSFAVLGVAAGAILGWPFSAALGLPIAFDLLIMKQRWKSFFHWSLVALMLFLVPVVVIDSYYYGKLVIAPLNIVLYNVFTPHGPDLYGTEPWYFYLINGFLNFNVVFALALLVLPLTSLMEYLLQRFHVQNLGHPYWLTLAPMYVWFIIFFIQPHKEERFLFPVYPLICLCGAVALSALQKCYHFVFQRYRLEHYTVTSNWLALGTLFLFGLLSFSRSVALFRGYHGPLDLYPEFYRIATDPTIHSVPEGRPVNVCVGKEWHRFPSSFLLPDNWQLQFIPSEFRGQLPKPFAEGPLATRTVPTDMNDQNLEEPSRYIDISKCHYLVDLDTMRETPREPKYSSNREEWINLAYRPFLDASRSSKLLRAFYIPFLSDQFTAYANYTILKPRRAKQTRKKSGG